ATCCGTTGCATCGATCGTGAGGTCGGCCGTGCTCTGCGACAGGGCCGATATCGTCGCGTGACTCGGTTCCACGGAGAGGAAATCGTGTGCAAGCCAGGCCAGCGCATTCGCAAACAGTCGGCCCGCATCGGATGCCGACGAGACGTCTGTCAGTTGCCATGAGTCCGGATAGGCCGGGAGACTTAAGTCCACGCGCCTTCCGGGCCAGAGCGAGTCATTGACCGCAACCATGGGTGCGCCATCTGCCCAGCTCGCCACGAGCGTGGCATTCGGTGCAAGCTTTGTCCCGGGTGGAAGGTGGCTTTGATCGGCAACGTCGTTGACACCTTCCATCAACGGATGACCGGGCACAGAAATCTCTCCCAGGCTACTTCCACCAACGATTGAGGTCCCCGGAATGATCAGCCAGTAGCCGTCTTCGTCAAAGCGTCCGGCGATCTTCCTGGACCCGTAGTTGGCATGCACGGCGACGAGGAGGTTACCTCCCGAGTTGACATAGTCGGCAAGGACGTCGCCGACCGCAGAGGCGTTCTCATCAAATGCCGTCAGCGCCACAACGGCATCGTATGTCTGCAGCTGAACGAGTGTGGGCACCGAGTAGCGGGTCTCGACAATCTCGACAGATCGGAATCTCCCCGTGGTTCTCAGATACTCGGCCAACCCCTCCTGCCAAACGCTGTAGTCCGCGAGGATGACGACGTCGCCTGATCCAGTAATGGCCATCCAATCGAGATCGCTTCCTCCAGCATTGGATACTGTCAATGTCTGGATGGTCGAGAGGCCGGCGTCCAGCGCTTCGCTGACCGACGTGGGCGAAACCGAAATCCTTGGTGGGTCCACGCCGTTGCCAATCAGGTCGACAGTGAGCGTGGATTCGTCGGGATCGTCAGACTCGATGACGAGCAGGCCTGAGGCGCCGCCCGGCAGTGGCGGAGTAAACGCCACGCGCAGTTGAACGGAGTCCTCTGGTGTCAGTGAGAATGGTGTAGATACGTCGACAGAATAGCCTGAGCCCGTCGTATACACGCTCGAGACCACCAGGGGAGCAGTACCGTCGTTGAAGATCGTGACACCGAGTGTGTCGCTGAGGCCGACGTAGATGTCCCCGAAATTCAGTGCACTCGCGCTGGCCGAGATGTCGGGGTCTCCGTCCACGGACAGGGAGACAGGTACGCTGACCTCCGGCGAGGTGGGGTCGTCAGACATCACGAGGATCTGTCCTTCGTACTGTCCTTCAAACAGGTTGGCTGCCGACAGACCGACCGTGACATTGGCTGTCGCTCCGGCTGCAAGCTCCCCGAATACAGGATCGGCTGTGAGCCAGGAAGGGGAGAGTACACCTAGGAAGGCATCGAGTATCGACATCGTTCGGCTGTCGTCGACATAGCCGCCTTCGCTGGAAGCGTACAGCAGATAGTAGATCCGTGTCGCTCCGGCCAGATTGTAGACGCGGTGATAATCGTCGTTTGTGTTTGTTGCGAACTCGTGCGTTGCCTGGCCGTTGTCCTCGACGATGATGAGATGATTCACGGAGGGGTCGTCAGTCCCGGATACTCGCTTCACGAAAGCGAGGTAGTCTATTCCACCGGCTCGAGCCGTAAGGATCGATCCGTCTGCCGTACCCCCACCATCTGCGCCCAGCTCGCCGGTGACCAGGAAGGCGCCCACGCCGACGAGGTCTGAAGAAAAGCAGAACAGGCCCGGATACATCTTGGTGAAGTACTGTCCGCCGGGACCAACTGCGACGTGTGACTGGATTACACCCTCGGAATACCGGATCGAGCCTCCCAGGTCGGTCGACAGGTAGTTTCCGTAGTCATACATGTCGTCGCCGCCATCGGAGATGTGATCGTTGAAGTCGTCGTCTATGATGTGCAGATCGGGGATCAGGCGAGTGACGGACTCGAAACCGGAGTCAAGGTGGTCGAGCACGTCCTGTAGCGGCAGGCGCGCGGCGGTAGTATCGCCCGGCGCCACCGTCTTGCGGGCGAAACCTGGTGCCACGTAGACCGACTCCGCTGACGGAATTGCCGTGGCATCCACGGTGGCTGTCTTGTCGACTCGTACGGATCCTGCAAAGCGAGGGCTGATGCTCAACGCAGATGGCGTCGTGTGGCGGAGCGCGAGCTGCCACTTCAGTGAGACGTCGCCGTCGTTTCGGATGCTCAGCACCGCGGTGCCGGTATCACCGGCCAGAAGAGACTGGCCAATGCTCTCTGGAGTGACTACGATGACGGGGGCGGCTGCCGCAGCTTCACTGCGTAGTGGTCCTCCGGAAGACCGGGCGTTGTCCGTACCGAGGCTCGTCTGTGACCCTGACGGCAGAGCGCCTGTGGCCAGGAAGAGAGCGGTAGTGAGCGAAAAGAATCTGGCGACGATTGAAGCGGGAGAGAGGCGATCCATGGTGTTACCCCGGTTGGTCCCCGTCTCGTAGCGGGGATCCGCGGGGTGAGTCCTCACTCAACGGGAATGACACGCGATCTTGGCCAACGCCTGGCGTCGGGCAAAGCTGTCGATTCCCGTGATTCTCTTGATCCCCGCGGCTGCAGGTCCTAGAGAACTCGAGAGGTAAAGCGCAGACGGCGCGAGACCCTCTAGATGTTGATTGAAGATCACAGGTGGCCGCCAGAACCGGTGGCGGGAATTGTCGCCGGATGGCGTAGGAGAATCGTGCACGTCGTGACGGGCCTCCGGATCGCAGCACAAGGGTCTGTCAATCACGGTCCGGAGTGCAAGAGATGTCTAGCCTGACGAGCCGCAGATCCCCGAACAGGCCGGCTGCAGGTTGGATCGCGTTAAAGGTGCCCCCGGCCGGGTTTCTGGTGGGAGTGGGTTTCAGGAATTCCCCGACGTCGTAGGCCGATTTCGCATCGAATGGGTCCGACTTCCTTCGGTCGTCTTCGATACCCGGCCGCGTACTCGTTCGGCCAGTGCTCAAAGGTCCTGAAGACGGGCGGTTCGTACGTGGCCACACTGCTCAGCGTAGCCATGATGACTGGCATGGTGCGCGCGTTGTTCAGTTCCAAGCACTGCCGTTTCGTACGGGTCTCCTCCAAGCGAGCGGATCTCGAACTCGTTGGAGATTGGTTGAGTGACGGGCTCGAGGTGCCGATCGACTCACGTCACAAGATCGCCGACCTGGATGCCGCCCTCAAACGTCAGACAAATCGCGGCCGGATCGGCCGAGTTGTCGTCGACGTTTCCGGGTGGCAGTTGTAGACTCGTTTTCATCGACTCGCTCATGGGTTTGGCGGTCAGCCCCTGGTATACTCGCGCCCACCTGTTCTGGTGACACCCAAGAACGCAATCTTCTGCCTCCCCGGAGTCGTCGGCGAATGTGTAGTTCTTGGCGGTGGCAGCGAGCATGTAGAGGACTTAGCGAACAACAACGAACGTCTCAGCGTCGGTCGACGGACGACCGCCTCCGACGACGAGACGCGCGAAGTACAGGCCGCTTGGCGCCAGGACGCCGTTTGATTGTCTAGCGTCCCAGGAAACCTACTGACGGCCGGGAGTGGAGGGTCGGACAGGGACGCGTGCTACTGCGCGGCCGAGTATATCGGAAATGACTAACGAACTCTCTACCGGACGGCCGATCTGCACAGGAAATGTAACCGGACCTGCAGTCGGGTTGGGGTATGGCGAACCCAACGATGTAGATACGTCCGGATCCGGCAACCTACTGGTCCCGACTCCTGTGGGCAACGCGGCGAGCTTCTCATTCCACAGTCGCTGAGCATTGTCTGCGTAGAGGAGGACGTCGTCTACACTCTCGGCCGCCACCAGCGCAAATGCGACCTCCGTCGAGTTGCCCGGCGCCAGATCGAACGGCCCGGCTCCGACAACCTGAGCAATATCAGTGTACAACAGGTACTTAGTCTGGATTCCTCCGCTAAGGGAGGTCCATTTATCTAGGTCCGTGAAGCCACCATCGTCCGTGTTGCAATACGTCACCGCCTCATTGTCGATGGCGTTGTAGGAAAACGAGCCGTTGCCTCCTAGCTCCACAGCGCGTGCCGCGACGTCGTCGACGTCGTCGACCGTTATGTAATGCACCCAGGCCGTCGGTATGTCAGCATCGGGAGGAGCCATGACCCCGGCGACCGGTTTCTCGCCGACCTTCTGTAGGTGATAGTCGCCCTGAGGCATCGGCATGGTCTGGTTGGCCCAGGGCAGAATGGTCGCGTAAAACTTGATGGCAGCGTCGGGGTCAGCCGTCATGAGCTCGGACCAGCTGAACGCGCCGTGTGTGATGGATGGATGCATGGCAAATACAAGAATGGATAATTGAGACGGTGAAAGCGTCCTGGTGCGGACAATGCAAAGCGAAGAATTGGATATGTCTAATGTATGTGCTAGTCAGTTGGGCGGTTCCTGGAAATCAAAGCAGCTTTAGGACACCCCGCAACCATTCGCAATCGGCGGCCCAGACGAGCGAAATGGTCTATTCTGTCGACACAACGGCTCACGTCGCTCTCGCGCCCAATATCGTCGCAGCATCGCATCTCCGGCACAATTCGTATCATCGCACAATCCGCGGAAAGACTCACAGGCCGGGGCGGAAGCACGAAGGGACTTGATATTTCCTGAGCCAGGATCCAGTCGCGTACGGAAGCACCACTAAAAAGGCG
Above is a genomic segment from Rhodothermales bacterium containing:
- a CDS encoding zinc-binding dehydrogenase, with protein sequence MGPTSFGRLRYPAAYSFGQCSKVLKTGGSYVATLLSVAMMTGMVRALFSSKHCRFVRVSSKRADLELVGDWLSDGLEVPIDSRHKIADLDAALKRQTNRGRIGRVVVDVSGWQL
- a CDS encoding VOC family protein, whose translation is MHPSITHGAFSWSELMTADPDAAIKFYATILPWANQTMPMPQGDYHLQKVGEKPVAGVMAPPDADIPTAWVHYITVDDVDDVAARAVELGGNGSFSYNAIDNEAVTYCNTDDGGFTDLDKWTSLSGGIQTKYLLYTDIAQVVGAGPFDLAPGNSTEVAFALVAAESVDDVLLYADNAQRLWNEKLAALPTGVGTSRLPDPDVSTSLGSPYPNPTAGPVTFPVQIGRPVESSLVISDILGRAVARVPVRPSTPGRQ